A single window of Canis lupus familiaris isolate Mischka breed German Shepherd chromosome 7, alternate assembly UU_Cfam_GSD_1.0, whole genome shotgun sequence DNA harbors:
- the SMG7 gene encoding protein SMG7 isoform X2, with the protein MRNWMFLQIVIVGENVSYKSQMRTGNLKSEEHLKSSNIRQAEVLKADMTDSKLGPAEVWTSRQALQDLYQKMLVTDLEYALDKKVEQDLWNHAFKNQITTLQGQAKNRANPNRSEVQANLSLFLEAASGFYTQLLQELCTVFNVDLPCRVKSSQLGIISNKQTHTSAIVKPQSSSCSYICQHCLVHLGDIARYRNQTSQAESYYRHAAQLVPSNGQPYNQLAILASSKGDHLTTIFYYCRSIAVKFPFPAASTNLQKALSKALESRDEVKTKWGVSDFIKAFIKFHGHVYLSKSLEKLSPLREKLEEQFKRLLFQKAFNSQQLVHVTVINLFQLHHLRDFSNETEQHSYSQDEQLCWTQLLALFMSFLGILCKCPLQNKSQEESYNAYPLPAVKVSMDWLRLRPRVFQEAVVDERQYIWPWLISLLNSFHPHEEDLSSTNATPLPEEFELQGFLALRPSFRNLDFSKGHQGITGDKEGQQRQIRQQRLISIGKWIADNQPRLIQCENEVGKLLFITEIPELTLEDPSEAKENLILPETSMIESLSADGNPGLKSVLSTGRNLSNNCDPGEKPMVTFKENIKPREVNRDQGRSFPPKEVRRDYSKGITITKNDGKKDNSKRKTETKKCTLEKLQETGKQSVAVQVKSQTELRKTPVSEARKTPVTQTPSQATNSQFIPIHHPGAFPPLPSRPGFPPPTYVIPPPVAFSMGSGYTFPAGVSVPGTFLQPTAHSPAGNQVQAGKQSHIPYSQQRPSGPGPMNQGPQQPQPPSQQSLTSLPAQPTAQSTSQLQVQALAQQQSPTKAVPALGKSPPHHSGFQQYQQADASKQLWNPPQVQGPLGKIMPVKQPYYLQSQDPIKLFEPSLQPPVMQQQPLEKKMKPFPMEPYNHNPSEVKVPEFYWDSSYSMADNRAVMAQQASMDRRGKRSPGVFRPEQDPVPRMPFEDPKGSPLLPPDLLKSLAALEEEEELIFSNPPDLYPALLGPLASLPGRSLFKSLLEKPSELMSHSSSFLSLTGFSLNQERYPNNSVFNEVYGKNLTTSSKSELNPSLAPQETSLYSLFEGTPWSPSLPASSDHSTPASQSPHSSNPSSLPSSPPTHNHNSVPFSNFGPIGTPDNRDRRTADRWKTDKPAMGGFGIDYLSATSSSESSWHQASTASGTWTGHGPSMEDSSAVLMESLKSIWSSSMMHPGPSALEQLLMQQKQKQQRGQGTMNPPH; encoded by the exons gcAGGCAGAAGTCCTGAAGGCTGATATGACAG ATTCTAAGCTGGGTCCAGCTGAGGTCTGGACATCCAGGCAGGCTCTGCAGGACCTGTACCAGAAAATGCTAGTTACTGATTTGGAATACGCTTTAGACAAGAAAGTAGAACAGGATCT cTGGAATCATGCCTTTAAGAATCAGATCACAACACTACAAGGCCAGGCAAAGAATCGAGCAAACCCGAATCGGAGTGAAGTTCAGGCAAACCTTTCTCTGTTCCTAGAGGCAGCTAGTGGCTTCTATACTCAG TTATTACAAGAACTGTGTACAGTGTTTAATGTAGATTTACCATGCCGTGTGAAGTCTTCCCAATTGGGAATTATCAGCAATAAACAGACGCATACCAGCGCCATAGTGAAGCCACAGTCTAGTTCCTGTTCTTATATCTGCCAGCACTGCCTCGTCCACCTTGGAGACATTG ctCGATACAGAAACCAGACCAGCCAGGCAGAGTCCTACTATAGGCATGCAGCTCAGCTTGTCCCCTCTAATG GTCAGCCTTACAATCAGTTGGCTATCTTAGCTTCTTCCAAAGGAGACCATCTGACCACAATTTTCTACTACTGCAGAAGCATCGCTGTGAAGTTCCCTTTCCCAGCTGCCTCCACGAATCTACAAAAAGCACTTTCTAAAGCACTGGAAAG ccGGGATGAGGTGAAAACCAAATGGGGTGTTTCTGACTTCATCAAGGCCTTTATTAAATTCCACGGTCATGTGTACCTGAGTAAGAGCTTGGAAAAGCTGAGCCCTCTTCGAGAGAAATTGGAAGAACAGTTTAAg AGGCTGCTATTCCAAAAAGCTTTCAACTCTCAGCAGTTAGTTCACGTCACTGTCATTAACCTGTTTCAACTTCATCACCTTCGTGACTTTAGCAATGAAACGGAGCAGCATAGTTATAGCCAAGATGAGCAGCTGTGTTGGACACAGTTACTGGCCCTCTTTA tgtctTTTCTTGGCATCCTGTGCAAGTGTCCTCTCCAGAACAAGTCTCAGGAGGAGTCCTACAATGCCTATCCTCTTCCTGCAGTCAAGGTCTCCATGGACTGGCTGAGACTCAGACCCAGGGTCTTTCAGGAGGCAGTGGTAGATGAAAGACAGTA CATTTGGCCCTGGCTAATTTCTCTTCTAAATAGTTTCCATCCCCATGAAGAGGATCTTTCAAGTACTAATG CTACACCACTTCCAGAGGAGTTTGAATTACAAGGATTCTTGGCTTTGAGACCTTCTTTCAG GAACTTGGATTTTTCCAAAGGCCATCAGGGTATTacaggagacaaagaaggtcagCAACGGCAAATACGACAGCAGCGCTTGATCTCTATAGGCAAATGGATTGCCGATAATCAGCCAAG gcTGATTCAGTGTGAAAATGAGGTAGGGAAATTGTTGTTTATCACAGAAATCCCAGAGTTAACACTAGAAGACCCCAGTGAAGCCAAAGAGAACCTCATTCTGCCAGAAACATCCATGATAGAGTCACTATCTGCAGACGGGAACCCAGGACTGAAATCAGTGCTGTCCACGGGCCGTAATCTAAGCAACAACTGTGACCCCGGAGAGAAACCTATGGTCACCTTCAAAGAGAACATTAAGCCGCGAGAAGTGAACAGAGACCAAGGAAGAAGTTTTCCTCCCAAAGAGGTGAGAAGGGACTATAGCAAAGGAATTACTATAACTAAGAATGATGGAAAGAAGGACAACagcaagaggaaaacagaaaccaagaaATGCACCTTAGAAAAGTTACAGGAAACAGGAAAGCAGAGTGTGGCAGTGCAG GTAAAATCCCAGACAGAATTAAGAAAGACTCCAGTGTCTGAAGCCAGGAAAACCCCTGTAACTCAAACCCCAAGTCAAGCAACTAACTCCCAGTTCATCCCCATTCATCACCCTGGagccttccctcctcttcccagccGGCCAg GGTTCCCGCCCCCTACATATGTTATTCCCCCTCCTGTGGCATTTTCTATGGGCTCAGGTTACACCTTCCCAGCTGGTGTTTCTGTCCCAGGAACCTTTCTTCAGCCTACAGCTCACTCTCCAGCAGGAAACCAGGTGCAAGCTGGGAAACAGTCCCACATTCCTTACAGCCAGCAACGGCCCTCTGGACCAGGGCCAATGAACCAGGGACCTCAACAACCACAGCCACCTTCCCAGCAATCCCTTACATCTTTACCAGCTCAGCCAACAGCACAGTCTACAAGCCAGTTGCAGGTTCAAGCTCTAGCTCAGCAACAATCCCCCACAAAAGCTGTGCCAGCTTTGGGGAAAAGCCCTCCTCACCACTCTGGATTCCAGCAG TATCAACAGGCAGATGCCTCCAAACAGCTGTGGAATCCCCCTCAGGTTCAAGGCCCATTAGGGAAAATCATGCCTGTGAAACAGCCCTACTACCTTCAGTCCCAAGACCCCATAAAACTGTTTGAGCCGTCATTGCAACCTCCGGTAATGCAGCAGCAGcctctagagaaaaaaatgaagcctttTCCCATGGAGCCATATAACCATAATCCCTCAGAAGTCAAGGTCCCAGAATTCTACTGGGATTCTTCATACAGCATGGCTGATAACAGAGCTGTAATGGCACAGCAAGCAAGTATGGACCGCAGGGGCAAACGGTCACCAGGAGTCTTCCGTCCAGAGCAGGATCCTGTGCCCAGGATGCCATTTGAG GACCCCAAGGGCTCCCCTCTGCTTCCTCCGGACCTGTTAAAGAGTCTGGCTGCcttggaggaagaggaagagctgATTTTTTCTAACCCTCCTGATCTTTACCCAGCTCTGCTGGGGCCTCTCGCCTCTCTTCCTGGACGGAGCCTCTTT AAATCCTTGTTGGAGAAGCCCTCGGAGCTCATGTCCCATTCCTCCTCTTTCTTGTCCCTCACCGGATTCTCTCTCAATCAG GAAAGATACCCAAATAACAGTGTGTTTAATGAGGTATATGGGAAAAACCTGACAACCAGCTCCAAATCAGAACTTAATCCTTCGCTGGCCCCCCAGGAGACGTCACTCTATTCCCTCTTTGAAGGGACCCCCTGGTCTCCATCACTTCCTGCCAGTTCAG ATCATTCAACACCAGCCAGCCAGTCTCCTCATTCCTCTAACCCAAGCAGCCTGCCAAGCTCCCCTCCAACACACAACCATAATTCTGTTCCATTCTCCAACTTTGGACCCATTGGGACTCCAGATAACAGGGATAGGAGAACCGCAGATCGGTGGAAAACCGATAAGCCAG CCATGGGTGGGTTTGGCATTGACTATCTCTCAGCAACATCATCCTCTGAGAGCAGTTGGCATCAGGCCAGCACTGCAAGTGGCACCTGGACAGGCCACGGCCCCTCCATGGAGGATTCCTCTGCTGTCCTCATGGAAAGCCTCAAG TCTATCTGGTCCAGTTCCATGATGCATCCTGGACCTTCCGCTCTGGAGCAGCTGTTAAtgcagcagaagcagaagcagcagcGGGGACAAGGCACCATGAACCCTCCACACTGA
- the SMG7 gene encoding protein SMG7 isoform X1 has translation MRECLKPFYLMRNWMFLQIVIVGENVSYKSQMRTGNLKSEEHLKSSNIRQAEVLKADMTDSKLGPAEVWTSRQALQDLYQKMLVTDLEYALDKKVEQDLWNHAFKNQITTLQGQAKNRANPNRSEVQANLSLFLEAASGFYTQLLQELCTVFNVDLPCRVKSSQLGIISNKQTHTSAIVKPQSSSCSYICQHCLVHLGDIARYRNQTSQAESYYRHAAQLVPSNGQPYNQLAILASSKGDHLTTIFYYCRSIAVKFPFPAASTNLQKALSKALESRDEVKTKWGVSDFIKAFIKFHGHVYLSKSLEKLSPLREKLEEQFKRLLFQKAFNSQQLVHVTVINLFQLHHLRDFSNETEQHSYSQDEQLCWTQLLALFMSFLGILCKCPLQNKSQEESYNAYPLPAVKVSMDWLRLRPRVFQEAVVDERQYIWPWLISLLNSFHPHEEDLSSTNATPLPEEFELQGFLALRPSFRNLDFSKGHQGITGDKEGQQRQIRQQRLISIGKWIADNQPRLIQCENEVGKLLFITEIPELTLEDPSEAKENLILPETSMIESLSADGNPGLKSVLSTGRNLSNNCDPGEKPMVTFKENIKPREVNRDQGRSFPPKEVRRDYSKGITITKNDGKKDNSKRKTETKKCTLEKLQETGKQSVAVQVKSQTELRKTPVSEARKTPVTQTPSQATNSQFIPIHHPGAFPPLPSRPGFPPPTYVIPPPVAFSMGSGYTFPAGVSVPGTFLQPTAHSPAGNQVQAGKQSHIPYSQQRPSGPGPMNQGPQQPQPPSQQSLTSLPAQPTAQSTSQLQVQALAQQQSPTKAVPALGKSPPHHSGFQQYQQADASKQLWNPPQVQGPLGKIMPVKQPYYLQSQDPIKLFEPSLQPPVMQQQPLEKKMKPFPMEPYNHNPSEVKVPEFYWDSSYSMADNRAVMAQQASMDRRGKRSPGVFRPEQDPVPRMPFEDPKGSPLLPPDLLKSLAALEEEEELIFSNPPDLYPALLGPLASLPGRSLFKSLLEKPSELMSHSSSFLSLTGFSLNQERYPNNSVFNEVYGKNLTTSSKSELNPSLAPQETSLYSLFEGTPWSPSLPASSDHSTPASQSPHSSNPSSLPSSPPTHNHNSVPFSNFGPIGTPDNRDRRTADRWKTDKPAMGGFGIDYLSATSSSESSWHQASTASGTWTGHGPSMEDSSAVLMESLKSIWSSSMMHPGPSALEQLLMQQKQKQQRGQGTMNPPH, from the exons gcAGGCAGAAGTCCTGAAGGCTGATATGACAG ATTCTAAGCTGGGTCCAGCTGAGGTCTGGACATCCAGGCAGGCTCTGCAGGACCTGTACCAGAAAATGCTAGTTACTGATTTGGAATACGCTTTAGACAAGAAAGTAGAACAGGATCT cTGGAATCATGCCTTTAAGAATCAGATCACAACACTACAAGGCCAGGCAAAGAATCGAGCAAACCCGAATCGGAGTGAAGTTCAGGCAAACCTTTCTCTGTTCCTAGAGGCAGCTAGTGGCTTCTATACTCAG TTATTACAAGAACTGTGTACAGTGTTTAATGTAGATTTACCATGCCGTGTGAAGTCTTCCCAATTGGGAATTATCAGCAATAAACAGACGCATACCAGCGCCATAGTGAAGCCACAGTCTAGTTCCTGTTCTTATATCTGCCAGCACTGCCTCGTCCACCTTGGAGACATTG ctCGATACAGAAACCAGACCAGCCAGGCAGAGTCCTACTATAGGCATGCAGCTCAGCTTGTCCCCTCTAATG GTCAGCCTTACAATCAGTTGGCTATCTTAGCTTCTTCCAAAGGAGACCATCTGACCACAATTTTCTACTACTGCAGAAGCATCGCTGTGAAGTTCCCTTTCCCAGCTGCCTCCACGAATCTACAAAAAGCACTTTCTAAAGCACTGGAAAG ccGGGATGAGGTGAAAACCAAATGGGGTGTTTCTGACTTCATCAAGGCCTTTATTAAATTCCACGGTCATGTGTACCTGAGTAAGAGCTTGGAAAAGCTGAGCCCTCTTCGAGAGAAATTGGAAGAACAGTTTAAg AGGCTGCTATTCCAAAAAGCTTTCAACTCTCAGCAGTTAGTTCACGTCACTGTCATTAACCTGTTTCAACTTCATCACCTTCGTGACTTTAGCAATGAAACGGAGCAGCATAGTTATAGCCAAGATGAGCAGCTGTGTTGGACACAGTTACTGGCCCTCTTTA tgtctTTTCTTGGCATCCTGTGCAAGTGTCCTCTCCAGAACAAGTCTCAGGAGGAGTCCTACAATGCCTATCCTCTTCCTGCAGTCAAGGTCTCCATGGACTGGCTGAGACTCAGACCCAGGGTCTTTCAGGAGGCAGTGGTAGATGAAAGACAGTA CATTTGGCCCTGGCTAATTTCTCTTCTAAATAGTTTCCATCCCCATGAAGAGGATCTTTCAAGTACTAATG CTACACCACTTCCAGAGGAGTTTGAATTACAAGGATTCTTGGCTTTGAGACCTTCTTTCAG GAACTTGGATTTTTCCAAAGGCCATCAGGGTATTacaggagacaaagaaggtcagCAACGGCAAATACGACAGCAGCGCTTGATCTCTATAGGCAAATGGATTGCCGATAATCAGCCAAG gcTGATTCAGTGTGAAAATGAGGTAGGGAAATTGTTGTTTATCACAGAAATCCCAGAGTTAACACTAGAAGACCCCAGTGAAGCCAAAGAGAACCTCATTCTGCCAGAAACATCCATGATAGAGTCACTATCTGCAGACGGGAACCCAGGACTGAAATCAGTGCTGTCCACGGGCCGTAATCTAAGCAACAACTGTGACCCCGGAGAGAAACCTATGGTCACCTTCAAAGAGAACATTAAGCCGCGAGAAGTGAACAGAGACCAAGGAAGAAGTTTTCCTCCCAAAGAGGTGAGAAGGGACTATAGCAAAGGAATTACTATAACTAAGAATGATGGAAAGAAGGACAACagcaagaggaaaacagaaaccaagaaATGCACCTTAGAAAAGTTACAGGAAACAGGAAAGCAGAGTGTGGCAGTGCAG GTAAAATCCCAGACAGAATTAAGAAAGACTCCAGTGTCTGAAGCCAGGAAAACCCCTGTAACTCAAACCCCAAGTCAAGCAACTAACTCCCAGTTCATCCCCATTCATCACCCTGGagccttccctcctcttcccagccGGCCAg GGTTCCCGCCCCCTACATATGTTATTCCCCCTCCTGTGGCATTTTCTATGGGCTCAGGTTACACCTTCCCAGCTGGTGTTTCTGTCCCAGGAACCTTTCTTCAGCCTACAGCTCACTCTCCAGCAGGAAACCAGGTGCAAGCTGGGAAACAGTCCCACATTCCTTACAGCCAGCAACGGCCCTCTGGACCAGGGCCAATGAACCAGGGACCTCAACAACCACAGCCACCTTCCCAGCAATCCCTTACATCTTTACCAGCTCAGCCAACAGCACAGTCTACAAGCCAGTTGCAGGTTCAAGCTCTAGCTCAGCAACAATCCCCCACAAAAGCTGTGCCAGCTTTGGGGAAAAGCCCTCCTCACCACTCTGGATTCCAGCAG TATCAACAGGCAGATGCCTCCAAACAGCTGTGGAATCCCCCTCAGGTTCAAGGCCCATTAGGGAAAATCATGCCTGTGAAACAGCCCTACTACCTTCAGTCCCAAGACCCCATAAAACTGTTTGAGCCGTCATTGCAACCTCCGGTAATGCAGCAGCAGcctctagagaaaaaaatgaagcctttTCCCATGGAGCCATATAACCATAATCCCTCAGAAGTCAAGGTCCCAGAATTCTACTGGGATTCTTCATACAGCATGGCTGATAACAGAGCTGTAATGGCACAGCAAGCAAGTATGGACCGCAGGGGCAAACGGTCACCAGGAGTCTTCCGTCCAGAGCAGGATCCTGTGCCCAGGATGCCATTTGAG GACCCCAAGGGCTCCCCTCTGCTTCCTCCGGACCTGTTAAAGAGTCTGGCTGCcttggaggaagaggaagagctgATTTTTTCTAACCCTCCTGATCTTTACCCAGCTCTGCTGGGGCCTCTCGCCTCTCTTCCTGGACGGAGCCTCTTT AAATCCTTGTTGGAGAAGCCCTCGGAGCTCATGTCCCATTCCTCCTCTTTCTTGTCCCTCACCGGATTCTCTCTCAATCAG GAAAGATACCCAAATAACAGTGTGTTTAATGAGGTATATGGGAAAAACCTGACAACCAGCTCCAAATCAGAACTTAATCCTTCGCTGGCCCCCCAGGAGACGTCACTCTATTCCCTCTTTGAAGGGACCCCCTGGTCTCCATCACTTCCTGCCAGTTCAG ATCATTCAACACCAGCCAGCCAGTCTCCTCATTCCTCTAACCCAAGCAGCCTGCCAAGCTCCCCTCCAACACACAACCATAATTCTGTTCCATTCTCCAACTTTGGACCCATTGGGACTCCAGATAACAGGGATAGGAGAACCGCAGATCGGTGGAAAACCGATAAGCCAG CCATGGGTGGGTTTGGCATTGACTATCTCTCAGCAACATCATCCTCTGAGAGCAGTTGGCATCAGGCCAGCACTGCAAGTGGCACCTGGACAGGCCACGGCCCCTCCATGGAGGATTCCTCTGCTGTCCTCATGGAAAGCCTCAAG TCTATCTGGTCCAGTTCCATGATGCATCCTGGACCTTCCGCTCTGGAGCAGCTGTTAAtgcagcagaagcagaagcagcagcGGGGACAAGGCACCATGAACCCTCCACACTGA
- the SMG7 gene encoding protein SMG7 isoform X3 — protein sequence MSLQSAQYLRQAEVLKADMTDSKLGPAEVWTSRQALQDLYQKMLVTDLEYALDKKVEQDLWNHAFKNQITTLQGQAKNRANPNRSEVQANLSLFLEAASGFYTQLLQELCTVFNVDLPCRVKSSQLGIISNKQTHTSAIVKPQSSSCSYICQHCLVHLGDIARYRNQTSQAESYYRHAAQLVPSNGQPYNQLAILASSKGDHLTTIFYYCRSIAVKFPFPAASTNLQKALSKALESRDEVKTKWGVSDFIKAFIKFHGHVYLSKSLEKLSPLREKLEEQFKRLLFQKAFNSQQLVHVTVINLFQLHHLRDFSNETEQHSYSQDEQLCWTQLLALFMSFLGILCKCPLQNKSQEESYNAYPLPAVKVSMDWLRLRPRVFQEAVVDERQYIWPWLISLLNSFHPHEEDLSSTNATPLPEEFELQGFLALRPSFRNLDFSKGHQGITGDKEGQQRQIRQQRLISIGKWIADNQPRLIQCENEVGKLLFITEIPELTLEDPSEAKENLILPETSMIESLSADGNPGLKSVLSTGRNLSNNCDPGEKPMVTFKENIKPREVNRDQGRSFPPKEVRRDYSKGITITKNDGKKDNSKRKTETKKCTLEKLQETGKQSVAVQVKSQTELRKTPVSEARKTPVTQTPSQATNSQFIPIHHPGAFPPLPSRPGFPPPTYVIPPPVAFSMGSGYTFPAGVSVPGTFLQPTAHSPAGNQVQAGKQSHIPYSQQRPSGPGPMNQGPQQPQPPSQQSLTSLPAQPTAQSTSQLQVQALAQQQSPTKAVPALGKSPPHHSGFQQYQQADASKQLWNPPQVQGPLGKIMPVKQPYYLQSQDPIKLFEPSLQPPVMQQQPLEKKMKPFPMEPYNHNPSEVKVPEFYWDSSYSMADNRAVMAQQASMDRRGKRSPGVFRPEQDPVPRMPFEDPKGSPLLPPDLLKSLAALEEEEELIFSNPPDLYPALLGPLASLPGRSLFKSLLEKPSELMSHSSSFLSLTGFSLNQERYPNNSVFNEVYGKNLTTSSKSELNPSLAPQETSLYSLFEGTPWSPSLPASSDHSTPASQSPHSSNPSSLPSSPPTHNHNSVPFSNFGPIGTPDNRDRRTADRWKTDKPAMGGFGIDYLSATSSSESSWHQASTASGTWTGHGPSMEDSSAVLMESLKSIWSSSMMHPGPSALEQLLMQQKQKQQRGQGTMNPPH from the exons gcAGGCAGAAGTCCTGAAGGCTGATATGACAG ATTCTAAGCTGGGTCCAGCTGAGGTCTGGACATCCAGGCAGGCTCTGCAGGACCTGTACCAGAAAATGCTAGTTACTGATTTGGAATACGCTTTAGACAAGAAAGTAGAACAGGATCT cTGGAATCATGCCTTTAAGAATCAGATCACAACACTACAAGGCCAGGCAAAGAATCGAGCAAACCCGAATCGGAGTGAAGTTCAGGCAAACCTTTCTCTGTTCCTAGAGGCAGCTAGTGGCTTCTATACTCAG TTATTACAAGAACTGTGTACAGTGTTTAATGTAGATTTACCATGCCGTGTGAAGTCTTCCCAATTGGGAATTATCAGCAATAAACAGACGCATACCAGCGCCATAGTGAAGCCACAGTCTAGTTCCTGTTCTTATATCTGCCAGCACTGCCTCGTCCACCTTGGAGACATTG ctCGATACAGAAACCAGACCAGCCAGGCAGAGTCCTACTATAGGCATGCAGCTCAGCTTGTCCCCTCTAATG GTCAGCCTTACAATCAGTTGGCTATCTTAGCTTCTTCCAAAGGAGACCATCTGACCACAATTTTCTACTACTGCAGAAGCATCGCTGTGAAGTTCCCTTTCCCAGCTGCCTCCACGAATCTACAAAAAGCACTTTCTAAAGCACTGGAAAG ccGGGATGAGGTGAAAACCAAATGGGGTGTTTCTGACTTCATCAAGGCCTTTATTAAATTCCACGGTCATGTGTACCTGAGTAAGAGCTTGGAAAAGCTGAGCCCTCTTCGAGAGAAATTGGAAGAACAGTTTAAg AGGCTGCTATTCCAAAAAGCTTTCAACTCTCAGCAGTTAGTTCACGTCACTGTCATTAACCTGTTTCAACTTCATCACCTTCGTGACTTTAGCAATGAAACGGAGCAGCATAGTTATAGCCAAGATGAGCAGCTGTGTTGGACACAGTTACTGGCCCTCTTTA tgtctTTTCTTGGCATCCTGTGCAAGTGTCCTCTCCAGAACAAGTCTCAGGAGGAGTCCTACAATGCCTATCCTCTTCCTGCAGTCAAGGTCTCCATGGACTGGCTGAGACTCAGACCCAGGGTCTTTCAGGAGGCAGTGGTAGATGAAAGACAGTA CATTTGGCCCTGGCTAATTTCTCTTCTAAATAGTTTCCATCCCCATGAAGAGGATCTTTCAAGTACTAATG CTACACCACTTCCAGAGGAGTTTGAATTACAAGGATTCTTGGCTTTGAGACCTTCTTTCAG GAACTTGGATTTTTCCAAAGGCCATCAGGGTATTacaggagacaaagaaggtcagCAACGGCAAATACGACAGCAGCGCTTGATCTCTATAGGCAAATGGATTGCCGATAATCAGCCAAG gcTGATTCAGTGTGAAAATGAGGTAGGGAAATTGTTGTTTATCACAGAAATCCCAGAGTTAACACTAGAAGACCCCAGTGAAGCCAAAGAGAACCTCATTCTGCCAGAAACATCCATGATAGAGTCACTATCTGCAGACGGGAACCCAGGACTGAAATCAGTGCTGTCCACGGGCCGTAATCTAAGCAACAACTGTGACCCCGGAGAGAAACCTATGGTCACCTTCAAAGAGAACATTAAGCCGCGAGAAGTGAACAGAGACCAAGGAAGAAGTTTTCCTCCCAAAGAGGTGAGAAGGGACTATAGCAAAGGAATTACTATAACTAAGAATGATGGAAAGAAGGACAACagcaagaggaaaacagaaaccaagaaATGCACCTTAGAAAAGTTACAGGAAACAGGAAAGCAGAGTGTGGCAGTGCAG GTAAAATCCCAGACAGAATTAAGAAAGACTCCAGTGTCTGAAGCCAGGAAAACCCCTGTAACTCAAACCCCAAGTCAAGCAACTAACTCCCAGTTCATCCCCATTCATCACCCTGGagccttccctcctcttcccagccGGCCAg GGTTCCCGCCCCCTACATATGTTATTCCCCCTCCTGTGGCATTTTCTATGGGCTCAGGTTACACCTTCCCAGCTGGTGTTTCTGTCCCAGGAACCTTTCTTCAGCCTACAGCTCACTCTCCAGCAGGAAACCAGGTGCAAGCTGGGAAACAGTCCCACATTCCTTACAGCCAGCAACGGCCCTCTGGACCAGGGCCAATGAACCAGGGACCTCAACAACCACAGCCACCTTCCCAGCAATCCCTTACATCTTTACCAGCTCAGCCAACAGCACAGTCTACAAGCCAGTTGCAGGTTCAAGCTCTAGCTCAGCAACAATCCCCCACAAAAGCTGTGCCAGCTTTGGGGAAAAGCCCTCCTCACCACTCTGGATTCCAGCAG TATCAACAGGCAGATGCCTCCAAACAGCTGTGGAATCCCCCTCAGGTTCAAGGCCCATTAGGGAAAATCATGCCTGTGAAACAGCCCTACTACCTTCAGTCCCAAGACCCCATAAAACTGTTTGAGCCGTCATTGCAACCTCCGGTAATGCAGCAGCAGcctctagagaaaaaaatgaagcctttTCCCATGGAGCCATATAACCATAATCCCTCAGAAGTCAAGGTCCCAGAATTCTACTGGGATTCTTCATACAGCATGGCTGATAACAGAGCTGTAATGGCACAGCAAGCAAGTATGGACCGCAGGGGCAAACGGTCACCAGGAGTCTTCCGTCCAGAGCAGGATCCTGTGCCCAGGATGCCATTTGAG GACCCCAAGGGCTCCCCTCTGCTTCCTCCGGACCTGTTAAAGAGTCTGGCTGCcttggaggaagaggaagagctgATTTTTTCTAACCCTCCTGATCTTTACCCAGCTCTGCTGGGGCCTCTCGCCTCTCTTCCTGGACGGAGCCTCTTT AAATCCTTGTTGGAGAAGCCCTCGGAGCTCATGTCCCATTCCTCCTCTTTCTTGTCCCTCACCGGATTCTCTCTCAATCAG GAAAGATACCCAAATAACAGTGTGTTTAATGAGGTATATGGGAAAAACCTGACAACCAGCTCCAAATCAGAACTTAATCCTTCGCTGGCCCCCCAGGAGACGTCACTCTATTCCCTCTTTGAAGGGACCCCCTGGTCTCCATCACTTCCTGCCAGTTCAG ATCATTCAACACCAGCCAGCCAGTCTCCTCATTCCTCTAACCCAAGCAGCCTGCCAAGCTCCCCTCCAACACACAACCATAATTCTGTTCCATTCTCCAACTTTGGACCCATTGGGACTCCAGATAACAGGGATAGGAGAACCGCAGATCGGTGGAAAACCGATAAGCCAG CCATGGGTGGGTTTGGCATTGACTATCTCTCAGCAACATCATCCTCTGAGAGCAGTTGGCATCAGGCCAGCACTGCAAGTGGCACCTGGACAGGCCACGGCCCCTCCATGGAGGATTCCTCTGCTGTCCTCATGGAAAGCCTCAAG TCTATCTGGTCCAGTTCCATGATGCATCCTGGACCTTCCGCTCTGGAGCAGCTGTTAAtgcagcagaagcagaagcagcagcGGGGACAAGGCACCATGAACCCTCCACACTGA